CAACGCCTATGATGGTCATATCGCCCCGCTCGTGACTTCCTGCGACATAAAAAACCGCTTTTTTGCCGAGGTTTTTGCGAAGAATATCGCCTGTGTTGACGATTGGGTCGGAAATATTTACCGAGTCCTGCACGGTGAACACCGACGACAACTCGTCGCCAGCCACCCAATAAGTGCCGAACAGGGCGTCGGGTAGTTCAGCCATGGAGTGGCGACCATTCTTCGCCTGAACTTTGCCTGACTTAAAGAGCAGGGATTTTCCGTTTTTGAAAATGGTGACGTGTTTGATGGGGAGATTTTGTGCATTCAGGCCAACGGCAAGGCTGAACAAGAGGAGGGTGCAAAGATGTTTTTTCATAAAAGGAAGGTTGTTTGAGGGAAAAAACGTTCAAAAAGGGGGAATCGTGTTTCCGAGCGAACACTTCGCCACGCCGCTTGTTTGTCCTGCAAAAAAAATTCAAGCCATGCGCAAAATGCTTTGGATACTCGCAGCCGCGCTGTTGCTTCTTGGCGCAGCCGCCTTCACCTACAACTCCATTCGCAGCAAAACCCTCGCCCGTCCCATGCAAACAACCGTTGCAGATTCTACCAAAACTTCTTTCTACAGTTTCACCGTCAACTCGTTGGACGGTCAGCCCGTCTCCTTCGAGCAATTTCGCGGAAAAAAAATTATTGTGCTGAACACAGCCTCCGAGTGCGGCTACACGCCTCAGTACGCCGATTGGGAGAAATTTTATGCCGAAAGCAAAGACCAAGTCGTGGTGCTGGGTTTCCCATGCAACGACTTTGGCGGTCAGGAACCCGGCTCGGCGGAGGACATCAAAAGTTTCTGTCAAAAAAACTATGGGGTGACGTTCCCGATGTTTGAAAAAGTAGCAGTGAAAGGCGCGGACAAATCGCCCGTCTATCAGTGGCTGACCGACCCCGCGCAAAACGGCTGGAACAGCCAGGAGCCGTCGTGGAACTTTTGCAAATACGTCCTCGATGAGCAGGGCAATCTCACCCATTTTTTCGCTTCCAAAATAAAGCCCAGTAGCGAGGAATTTCTGAAAGCCATGGGGATGTGAAGGGGTGTTAGGGGTCATTAAGGGTCATTAGGGGTCATTGAAAAATAGCAAAAATGACCCTTAATGACCCTCAATGACCCCTAATGACCCCTGATTACCCTACTCTCCTCAACTGCCCATACGTCCGGTAGCCGGGGTTTTCGGGCGAAGCGATGATGAAGACTTTGGCACCTGAGAGGGTCTGAAGTTCGATGTTCGAAGCATCCGTGATTTGCACAAAATCCGACTCTTTGGCATCCTCACCGTTGAACAAAGCCTCGCCTTCAATGACGTAGGCCGAGTAGATTTTCCCTTTTTCGGCAGGCAGTGAATAGGAGCCGTTTTCCATTTCAATTTGAAGAACCTCTACGCCCGGCGTGTCCATGCGAAACGGGCTGCCAGCGCCGACGAGCGTTTTTACCGTCGCGTCGTTCACCGTTTTCACTGGAAAATCAGCAGATTTGTAGTCATCGTAGGTGGCGGGTTTTTCGAGGGTTTTGCTCAAATCTGGGTCGAACCAGATTTGGAAAATCTCGCCGTCTTTGGCAAGAAATTCAGAATGACTGATGCCGTTACCGGCTCGGATGATTTGCACATCGCCTGCTTTCAAAGGTCGCCATTCTTTCAGTTTGGTGTCGTAGTGGCGGATTTCGCCTTTCAGGACAAAGGAACAGATTTCGAAACCCTGGTGCGGGTGCAGCCCGATGGTGCTGTCGGTCACGGCTTTTGCGTGCGCCCAATAAAAAAGGTTGGAATAAGGCCGCACACTCGAATGGTCTTGCGGGAAGCCAATGGGTTTGTTCTCAACAATCTCGCCGCCATTGAAAGCGCCGTAGCCTTGTTGTTCTTTCGGAATGATTCGGACAGGCATGACTTTGTTGTTTAAAAATTTAGGATTAAAACACTTAAATCAATGTTTGGTTTTTCAAAAAATTCTGTTCCGAACGAATCCTTACTTTTGCCCGCCACATCACCACTTTGCCTGTGAATTTCATTGCCCGAATGCTCCGACGCTGGTACCGCTCCATCCCTCGAGATGAAAGCGGCAAACTCCTGTGGGGCAAATACTTCCGACGCTTGTTGCTCCGGCTGACGCTGTGGTTTTTCGGCCTCACTATTGGATTCACGCTGCTCTACGCCGTCGTGCCGGTGCCGCTCACGCCCTTGATGCTTATTCGATGCTGGGAACAAGCTTGGGACGGCGACCGCAGCGTGCGCCTGCGCCACCAATGGGTTCCGCTCGATGCGCTATCGCCCCATCTCCAGCTCGCCGTTGTTTGCTCTGAAGACCAGTATTTTCTTGAACACACGGGTTTTGACTTTCAAGCAATCGAAAAAGCGTACACCCACAATAAAACCCACAAACGCAAGCGCGGCGCTAGCACCATAAGCCAACAAACAGCCAAAAACGTGTTCCTCTGGCCCAAACGCTCTTGGCTGCGAAAGGGATTGGAAGTGTATTTCACTTTCCTCATAGAGACCTTGTGGAGCAAACAACGCATCATGACCGTGTATCTCAACAGTATTGAATTCGGCGATGGCATCTACGGCGCGGAGGCTGCGGCCAAATATTTTTTTGGTAAAAATGCCGCACAACTCAACCGCCAAGAATCCGCCCTGCTCGCAGCCGTGCTGCCCAACCCTATTGTCAGAAAGGTGGAAAAACCTTCCGCGGAAGTGCGCGAGCGTCAGCTTTGGGTGCTTGGGCAAATGCGTATGTGGGGCGGCAAAATTGACTACGAAGAACCCAACACGCCCAAAAAACCGGGAAACAAATAGACGCGCTCCCTACCAGAAATTATGGCAAAGAAAAATAAGAAAGCAGCCTCTGCGCCTGCTCCTCCGTCGGTAAAAACACCCGCTGTGGCCAAAGCCACCGTCGCGGTCGGAACCTCCTTGTTCGAGCGCCCGTGGTTGCCACAATTGATATTGGTAGCCGCAGTCGTGGCGGTCTATGCCGCCTCGCTTGACAATGGGCTGGTTTTTTTCGACGACGACAAGGCCATTCTTTACAACCACACCCTGCAAAATCCATCACTCGCCAAGTTCTTCTCTGGCCAAAATCTCGGCATGTACGCCCCGCTTTCGTGGATGGCCTATTGGGTCGGCAGCCTCATTTCGGGGCAAGAGGCGTGGGGCTATCACTTGCTCAGCCTCGTCCTTCATGCACTCAACGCGACGCTGGTATTCACCCTACTCAAGCAACTGACCAACAAACACTGGGCAGCGTTTTTCGCGGCATTGTTGTTTGCCGTGCATCCCGTGCAAGTGGAAGCCGTGAGCTGGGCCGCCGCGCTGAGCACCGTCCTGTTTTCCACGTTTTATCTCTGTAGCGTGCTGGCATATCTGCACTGGCGACGCTCCTCCGCCACAACCTGGATTGGCTTGTCGCTCCTGGCGTTTGCGGCTGCCTGTTTGTCGAAATCCGCCGCCGTCACGTTGCCACTCGTACTCGTTGCGATAGATTATTATTTGAGCTGGAAAAACCAATTGGGGAAATCTTGGCTAAGTAAAGTCCCGTATTTTGCCATCGCACTTGCTTTCGGCCTCTACACTTTTGTGACGCGGGAGCAAGAAGGTCACGACATTGAGGCCACCTCAGCAGCTTTCACCGCGCTCGACCGTTTTTTCATGGTGTGCCAAACCCTTTTGTTCTACCCCGTGAAAATGCTTTTGCCTTTTGGGTTTTCCATTTCATACCCCTTTGTCAAAATAGGCGGCGCATGGGATTGGACGTACTATGCTGCGCCGCTTGTGCTCATTGCGCTTGCTTTTTTTGTTTGGAAAAAATGGCGCGACCAACCCAATCTGCTGCTTGGCGTGGGGCTTTATCTGTTGCCGCTTGCGGTGATGCTGCCCTTCCGAACGGTGGGCAGCTTCGAACTCCGCTCCGACCGATACGTTTACCTTTCCTGCGTGGGCCTGTTCTTCATAGCAGGTGTTTTTTTGGAAAAAACAAAAGCGCAAATCCGCAATGGCATCATGGTGGCGCTGGCCGCCGTGTTAGGCTTTCTTGCGTTCAAACAAACAGCCGTCTGGGAAAATGGCGTGGCCCTATTCAATAATTGCACGGAAAAAACACCCGAATCGGCGCTTTGCCAGTGCAATTTGGCCTACAACCAACTGCTCGGTCTCGATTTTCAGGGGGCCATCCGGCACTACTCCGAGGCGCTGAAATACGACCCTACCACCATAGAGGCCTACAACGGCCGCGGGCAAGCGTATTTTCAGATGCGGCAAATACCCGAAGCATTCGAAGACTTCAACAATGCCATCAAGGCCGGGCTGTCGTCTCCGAAGCTCTTCCTCAATCGCGGCAAATGCCATGTGATGCTCAATCGCCCGAAAGAGGCCATCCCCGATTTGACACGCAGTCTCGAACTGGAGCCAAAATCTGCGGAGGCGCACTATTTCCGCGCGTTTGCCCGCGAAAAAACCGGCGACCCGGAAAACGCGATACGCGATTACGGCAGCGCCATTCAACTGAACCCCAACTATGTGGAAGCATT
This genomic interval from Saprospiraceae bacterium contains the following:
- a CDS encoding glutathione peroxidase, which produces MRKMLWILAAALLLLGAAAFTYNSIRSKTLARPMQTTVADSTKTSFYSFTVNSLDGQPVSFEQFRGKKIIVLNTASECGYTPQYADWEKFYAESKDQVVVLGFPCNDFGGQEPGSAEDIKSFCQKNYGVTFPMFEKVAVKGADKSPVYQWLTDPAQNGWNSQEPSWNFCKYVLDEQGNLTHFFASKIKPSSEEFLKAMGM
- the mtgA gene encoding monofunctional biosynthetic peptidoglycan transglycosylase, translated to MNFIARMLRRWYRSIPRDESGKLLWGKYFRRLLLRLTLWFFGLTIGFTLLYAVVPVPLTPLMLIRCWEQAWDGDRSVRLRHQWVPLDALSPHLQLAVVCSEDQYFLEHTGFDFQAIEKAYTHNKTHKRKRGASTISQQTAKNVFLWPKRSWLRKGLEVYFTFLIETLWSKQRIMTVYLNSIEFGDGIYGAEAAAKYFFGKNAAQLNRQESALLAAVLPNPIVRKVEKPSAEVRERQLWVLGQMRMWGGKIDYEEPNTPKKPGNK
- a CDS encoding tetratricopeptide repeat protein; its protein translation is MAKKNKKAASAPAPPSVKTPAVAKATVAVGTSLFERPWLPQLILVAAVVAVYAASLDNGLVFFDDDKAILYNHTLQNPSLAKFFSGQNLGMYAPLSWMAYWVGSLISGQEAWGYHLLSLVLHALNATLVFTLLKQLTNKHWAAFFAALLFAVHPVQVEAVSWAAALSTVLFSTFYLCSVLAYLHWRRSSATTWIGLSLLAFAAACLSKSAAVTLPLVLVAIDYYLSWKNQLGKSWLSKVPYFAIALAFGLYTFVTREQEGHDIEATSAAFTALDRFFMVCQTLLFYPVKMLLPFGFSISYPFVKIGGAWDWTYYAAPLVLIALAFFVWKKWRDQPNLLLGVGLYLLPLAVMLPFRTVGSFELRSDRYVYLSCVGLFFIAGVFLEKTKAQIRNGIMVALAAVLGFLAFKQTAVWENGVALFNNCTEKTPESALCQCNLAYNQLLGLDFQGAIRHYSEALKYDPTTIEAYNGRGQAYFQMRQIPEAFEDFNNAIKAGLSSPKLFLNRGKCHVMLNRPKEAIPDLTRSLELEPKSAEAHYFRAFAREKTGDPENAIRDYGSAIQLNPNYVEALVNRGLLRYTAGQLKEAITDYSEALKTAAQQVQPMILNNRANAYLQAGQLNEALDDVNRALAVNPQYPRAYQTRSAVYNKLGQPAKAQADLQVAQQMTGR
- a CDS encoding pirin family protein, translated to MPVRIIPKEQQGYGAFNGGEIVENKPIGFPQDHSSVRPYSNLFYWAHAKAVTDSTIGLHPHQGFEICSFVLKGEIRHYDTKLKEWRPLKAGDVQIIRAGNGISHSEFLAKDGEIFQIWFDPDLSKTLEKPATYDDYKSADFPVKTVNDATVKTLVGAGSPFRMDTPGVEVLQIEMENGSYSLPAEKGKIYSAYVIEGEALFNGEDAKESDFVQITDASNIELQTLSGAKVFIIASPENPGYRTYGQLRRVG